A stretch of Lachancea thermotolerans CBS 6340 chromosome D complete sequence DNA encodes these proteins:
- the MYO5 gene encoding myosin 5 (similar to uniprot|Q04439 Saccharomyces cerevisiae YMR109W MYO5 One of two type I myosins contains proline-rich tail homology 2 (TH2) and SH3 domains MYO5 deletion has little effect on growth but myo3 myo5 double deletion causes severe defects in growth and actin cytoskeleton organization and to uniprot|P36006 Saccharomyces cerevisiae YKL129C MYO3), with amino-acid sequence MAIIKRGARNKTAQQPAKRSGQIKKATFESNKKKEVGVSDLTLLSKISDESINDNLKKRFQNGTIYTYIGHVLISVNPFRDLGIYTDSVLKSYMGKNRLEVPPHVFAIAESMYYNMKAYNENQCVIISGESGAGKTEAAKRIMQYIAAASNTHSDSIGKIKDMVLATNPLLESFGCAKTLRNNNSSRHGKYLEIRFNAQFEPCAGNITNYLLEKQRVVGQLKDERNFHIFYQFTKGASDNYRQLFGVQMPEQYIYTSASGCTSVDTIDDLSDFQATLKAMQVIGITQQEQDELFRLLSAILWIGNISFTENEEGNAQVCDTSVTDFVAYLLQVDAHFLTQALVERVMETNHGMKRGSVYHVPLNVVQATAVKDALAKAIYNNLFDWIVDRVNVSLQAFPGANKSIGILDIYGFEIFDYNSFEQICINYVNEKLQQIFIQLTLKSEQEEYAREQIQWTPIKYFDNRVVCDLIEARRPPGIIAAMNDSVATAHADSNAADQAFAQRLNLFSSNPHFELRSTKFIIKHYAGDVTYDIFGMTDKNKDQLQKDLVELIGTSSNTFLSSIFPTTVDKNSKRRPPSAGDKIIKSANELVETLSKAQPSYIRTIKPNQTKSPNDYDDHQVLHQVKYLGLQENVRIRRAGFAYRQTFDKFVERFYLLSPQCSYAGDYIWQGDTLDAVKLILKDASIPPSEYQLGVSKVFIKTPESLFALETMRDKYWYNMAARIQRAWRRFLLRRVDAASRIQRAIREKKGGNKYEKLRDSGTKLLAGRKERRSMSLLGYRAFMGDYLSCNEPKAKGAYIKRQAGINEKVIFSINGESLHSKFGRSALRLRKAFILTPSHFYVIGQNAVQNQITYTVDYKIDVKQIKYVSLTNLQDDWVGIFVANSTLPDPLINTYFKTELITHLKSLNKGIEVKIGPTLEYQKKPGKIHVVKCQISESAPKYGDIYKSSTISVRKGHPATSKSHPKPKKKSTYQDYAPQHRTSTSIGQPSIPTATRSTVVPTTGKQAPAKPPAPKIRQKKPAPPPPAKKQSQPAPSSNVANIAATAAQAAYHPQPAVHNSEQEAGVNHGTPPRQTPMGASQGSRSRQEPKSNFATASSPAKSAVPPPPPPPPPASKPSVPKFEAAYDFVGTGSPSELPLSKGDIVYISRQEPSGWSLAKTLDGAKEGWVPTSYMTEHKGTAHAVSSSRPSQSTQPGVSSSTENSASTATSATFTAHSSGPDQNSISNASSNPLASALAARANKVRQDSDEEEAEASEDDW; translated from the coding sequence ATGGCTATAATAAAAAGGGGAGCGAGGAATAAGACGGCCCAGCAGCCCGCCAAGAGGTCCGGACAGATAAAGAAGGCTACATTTGAGTcgaacaagaagaaagaagtGGGTGTGTCAGATTTAAcgctgctttcaaagatctccGATGAATCCATCAACGACAACCTTAAAAAGAGGTTTCAGAATGGCACCATTTACACATACATCGGACATGTGCTTATTAGTGTTAATCCATTCCGGGATCTAGGTATTTACACCGACAGCGTTCTAAAAAGCTACATGGGCAAGAACAGGCTGGAGGTCCCACCTCATGTATTTGCAATCGCAGAGTCCATGTACTACAATATGAAAGCTTACAACGAGAATCAGTGCGTCATTATTTCCGGAGAATCAGGCGCAGGCAAGACAGAGGCTGCTAAGAGAATCATGCAATACATCGCTGCTGCGTCTAACACGCACTCTGATTCCATCGGAAAGATCAAAGACATGGTGTTAGCTACGAACCCCTTGCTAGAATCCTTCGGTTGTGCAAAAACACTCCGTAACAACAATTCTTCCCGCCACGGCAAGTACCTCGAGATTCGCTTCAATGCACAGTTCGAGCCATGCGCTGGTAACATCACGAATTACCTTCTGGAGAAGCAGAGAGTTGTTGGTCAGCTTAAGGATGAAAGAAATTTCCATATTTTCTACCAATTCACAAAGGGTGCCTCGGACAACTATAGACAGCTCTTCGGGGTACAGATGCCCGAACAATACATCTACACTTCAGCTTCCGGATGCACATCTGTCGACACGATAGACGATTTGAGTGATTTCCAAGCTACTTTGAAAGCCATGCAGGTGATTGGGATAACAcagcaagaacaagacGAATTGTTTCGCTTGTTGTCAGCTATCCTATGGATCGGTAATATTTCTTTTACAGAAAATGAAGAGGGCAATGCACAGGTTTGCGACACTTCTGTCACTGACTTTGTTGCTTACTTGCTACAAGTTGATGCCCATTTTTTGACACAAGCGCTTGTAGAAAGAGTCATGGAAACCAACCATGGTATGAAAAGAGGCTCGGTATACCATGTTCCTTTGAATGTTGTCCAAGCTACGGCAGTGAAAGACGCCTTGGCCAAAGCTATCTACAATAACCTTTTCGACTGGATAGTAGATCGAGTTAATGTTTCTTTGCAAGCATTCCCTGGCGCCAATAAGTCTATTGGTATTCTTGATATTTATGGCTTCGAAATTTTTGACTACAACTCATTCGAACAAATCTGCATAAACTATGTTAATGAGAAACTGCAGCAGATTTTTATCCAGCTGACTCTTAAATCAGAGCAAGAGGAATACGCCAGGGAACAAATCCAATGGACTCCTATCAAATACTTCGATAACAGAGTCGTGTGTGACCTGATAGAGGCTAGAAGGCCGCCAGGTATAATCGCAGCAATGAACGATTCAGTTGCTACAGCCCACGCCGACTCGAATGCTGCGGATCAAGCGTTTGCTCAGCGTTTGAATCTATTCAGTTCTAATCCTCATTTCGAACTCCGGTCAACGAAGTTCATTATCAAGCACTACGCAGGCGATGTTACCTACGACATTTTCGGCATGAcagacaaaaacaaggatCAATTACAAAAGGATCTTGTAGAGCTTATTGGAACCAGCTCTAATACATTCCTTTCTTCCATTTTTCCTACTACTGTTGACAAAAACTCTAAAAGAAGACCGCCCTCTGCAGGTGACAAAATCATTAAGAGTGCAAATGAACTAGTAGAAACATTGTCAAAAGCCCAGCCATCATACATTAGGACGATCAAACCTAACCAAACAAAGTCACCAAACGACTATGACGACCATCAGGTCTTACATCAAGTCAAGTACTTGGGGCTTCAGGAAAATGTTCGCATTAGGAGAGCAGGTTTTGCTTACAGACAAACTTTTGATAAGTTCGTTGAGAGGTTCTATTTGCTTTCTCCTCAGTGCTCTTACGCTGGTGATTATATCTGGCAGGGCGATACTCTTGATGCTGTTAAGctgattttgaaggacGCGTCCATCCCACCTTCTGAGTATCAGCTGGGTGTCAGCAaagttttcatcaaaaccCCTGAGTCGCTTTTTGCATTGGAAACAATGAGAGACAAATACTGGTATAACATGGCAGCTAGGattcaaagagcttggagGAGATTCTTGCTAAGAAGAGTTGATGCTGCGAGCAGGATCCAGAGAGCAATaagagaaaagaaaggTGGCAACAAGTATGAAAAACTCAGGGATTCTGGCACGAAGTTGTTAGCAGGAAGGAAAGAAAGAAGGTCAATGTCGCTTCTGGGTTATCGTGCCTTTATGGGTGACTATTTGTCATGCAATGAGCCAAAAGCTAAGGGTGCGTATATCAAAAGACAAGCAGGAATCAACGAGAAAGTGATTTTTTCTATTAATGGCGAGTCTCTACACTCAAAATTTGGTCGGTCGGCATTACGGCTCAGAAAGGCTTTCATTCTAACTCCATCCCACTTCTACGTTATCGGTCAAAACGCAGTCCAAAATCAAATCACTTACACAGTTGATTATAAAATTGACGTTAAGCAAATCAAATATGTGAGTTTGACAAATCTCCAGGATGATTGGGTTGGCATTTTTGTTGCGAATTCAACTTTGCCAGATCCTTTGATCAACACttacttcaaaacagaacTTATCACACACTTAAAATCTCTAAACAAAGGGATCGAAGTCAAGATCGGTCCGACCCTGGAATACCAAAAGAAACCTGGCAAGATACACGTTGTGAAGTGCCAGATTAGCGAGTCTGCTCCGAAATATGGAGACATATACAAATCCAGCACAATTTCAGTTCGCAAAGGACATCCTGCTACATCGAAATCGCATCCTAAACctaaaaagaagagcacTTATCAAGACTACGCTCCACAACACCGGACATCTACTTCAATTGGACAGCCATCAATACCGACTGCGACTCGCAGCACGGTTGTACCAACGACTGGCAAACAAGCTCCTGCAAAGCCTCCAGCCCCAAAAATCCGTCAAAAGAAGCCCGCTCCTCCACCTCCCGCCAAAAAACAATCCCAGCCAGCCCCTTCTTCGAATGTTGCTAACATAGCTGCAACCGCCGCACAGGCTGCATATCACCCCCAGCCAGCAGTTCATAATTCTGAGCAGGAAGCGGGAGTTAATCACGGCACGCCACCACGTCAAACACCTATGGGGGCCTCGCAAGGGTCTCGTAGTCGACAAGAACCAAAGTCAAACTTTGCTACGGCAAGTTCGCCAGCAAAGTCTGCTGTGCCACCACctccaccaccaccaccaccagcATCGAAACCTTCTGTGCCCAAGTTTGAAGCAGCGTATGACTTCGTCGGGACGGGCTCACCTTCTGAGCTACCGCTCAGTAAAGGTGATATCGTGTACATCTCAAGACAAGAACCTAGCGGCTGGTCTCTTGCTAAAACGCTTGACGGGGCCAAAGAAGGTTGGGTTCCTACTTCTTACATGACGGAGCATAAAGGTACAGCACATGCAGTGTCTAGTTCGAGACCTAGTCAAAGTACGCAACCAGGAGTTTCAAGCAGTACTGAAAATTCTGCATCTACAGCAACTTCTGCCACTTTTACTGCACACTCTTCAGGTCCAGATCAAAATTCAATTTCCAACGCTTCTAGTAATCCACTAGCATCGGCGCTTGCTGCAAGAGCAAACAAGGTGCGCCAGGAtagcgatgaagaagaagccgAAGCATCAGAAGACGACTGGTAG
- the HFD1 gene encoding hexadecenal dehydrogenase (similar to uniprot|Q04458 Saccharomyces cerevisiae YMR110C): MSLQYTPVDDIDEIVKLSKASFEERQAEISKFKNPRNHDLKLRLDTLKSLYYSVKDHEAEIIEALLNDFKRSKHETVVMELVVLYNSILQYIKKLPHWIKPEKIRESSALFMFSNVSVDRISLGSVLVISPFNYPVLLGLEPVAAAIAGGNSVVWKPSELVPNTSRLLGNIISCHVSSKWLKVVQGAVTETTRLIQNPNFDKIFYTGSTKVGAIVAQEAAKHLTPYTLELGGKSPVFITEHFSESNMRAALKRVFFGAFSNSGQTCVASDYVIVHESQIKKIKELAKGVLDEFWPILDKDTDYTCMVHEKAYESAKKKLECTDGTTVQPSNVAAELPKNCLPPTVVFDVGWDHALMKEENFAPFLPFVTYVDLDDAIAKVKKYHNNPLAMYIFSNNKHETERIMTQVKSGACMIGDTLVHVAAQNAPFGGIRQSGSGSYHGRWSYSAFTHERTVIRQPFWTELMNGVRNPPYTPTKPKMAQAFIEAKPGFNRDGSTKWDSKKLVVYTVSGALVALGTYRLAQS, encoded by the coding sequence ATGAGCTTACAGTACACCCCCGTGGATGACATCGATGAGATCGTCAAGCTTAGCAAAGCttcatttgaagaaagacagGCGGAAATCTCCAAATTTAAGAATCCTCGGAACCACGACCTCAAATTAAGACTAGATACCCTTAAATCTTTGTACTACAGTGTCAAAGACCACGAGGCTGAGATTATCGAAGCTTTACTAAATGATTTCAAGAGAAGCAAGCATGAGACAGTGGTTATGGAGTTGGTTGTGCTGTATAACAGCATATTACAGtacatcaagaaactcCCTCATTGGATCAAGCCAGAGAAAATTAGGGAGTCATCGGCACTTTTTATGTTCAGCAATGTTTCTGTGGACAGAATATCTCTGGGATCCGTGCTGGTGATTTCTCCTTTCAATTACCCAGTTCTGCTTGGTTTGGAGCCTGTCGCTGCTGCGATTGCGGGTGGCAATTCCGTCGTCTGGAAGCCCAGCGAGCTTGTTCCTAATACCTCGCGACTGCTTGGAAATATTATCTCATGCCATGTTAGCAGTAAATGGCTCAAAGTAGTACAAGGTGCTGTTACTGAGACTACCCGATTGATTCAAAACCCAAATTTTGATAAGATCTTTTACACGGGTTCTACAAAAGTTGGCGCGATAGttgcgcaagaagctgcgaaACACCTTACTCCTTACACGCTTGAACTAGGCGGTAAAAGTCCTGTGTTCATAACTGAGCACTTTTCCGAATCAAACATGAGAgctgctttgaagagagTATTTTTTGGCGCATTCAGCAATTCAGGACAAACATGCGTTGCATCAGACTACGTTATCGTCCACGAGTCGcagatcaagaagatcaaggaaCTGGCGAAAGGCGTACTGGATGAATTCTGGCCGATTTTGGACAAAGATACCGACTATACTTGCATGGTCCATGAGAAGGCTTATGAAAGCgcgaaaaagaagcttgagtGTACAGATGGTACAACGGTCCAACCCTCCAATGTAGCTGCTGAGCTTCCTAAAAACTGCTTGCCTCCAACTGTTGTTTTCGATGTTGGATGGGACCATGCACTAATGAAGGAGGAGAACTTCGCACCTTTTTTGCCGTTCGTGACGTACGTTGACCTTGATGATGCCATTGCGAAGGTGAAAAAGTATCACAATAACCCGCTGGCCATGTATATTTTCTCAAACAACAAACATGAGACAGAACGTATTATGACGCAGGTCAAATCAGGTGCTTGTATGATTGGCGACACGCTGGTTCATGTTGCAGCACAAAATGCTCCTTTTGGAGGTATCCGCCAGTCAGGTTCTGGTAGTTATCATGGAAGGTGGAGCTACAGTGCTTTTACTCACGAGAGGACTGTTATCAGGCAACCTTTCTGGACTGAGCTGATGAATGGGGTCAGAAATCCACCATATACTCCCACTAAACCAAAGATGGCACAGGCCTTCATAGAAGCTAAGCCGGGCTTCAACAGAGACGGCTCAACCAAATGGGATTCTAAGAAGTTGGTCGTCTACACAGTGTCCGGAGCACTTGTTGCGCTTGGAACTTACAGACTTGCTCAGTCTTGA
- the SHE2 gene encoding She2p (similar to uniprot|P36068 Saccharomyces cerevisiae YKL130C SHE2 RNA-binding protein that binds specific mRNAs and interacts with She3p part of the mRNA localization machinery that restricts accumulation of certain proteins to the bud) codes for MKNVTFPANENVLKSLQLAIQSYSNYLSSYIDALNKYISHQRRVSTLRFERATLIKYVKKLRFFNEELMSMDMVQQYRGGNLIKTAVCSLASFFIRCLEVMDLLNYYLTQSLKNETISKTLNRDLVVSEDCVVFLESTYRHYVKFTQWMLEALDIHDATLTVEVLQFARKCAKEDGLDLEETDDILLQEVGVVSSASEYQELLDEWCLVLSEQYMGLTKAFEAETTRWSEIFEGRK; via the coding sequence ATGAAAAACGTAACTTTCCCAGCAAATGAGAATGTTTTAAAGTCGCTTCAATTGGCTATTCAATCCTATTCAAATTATTTGTCTTCTTATattgatgctttgaacAAATACATCAGTCATCAGCGCCGGGTTTCAACGCTGAGGTTTGAAAGAGCCACTTTGATCAAATACGTTAAGAAATTGAGGTTCTTCAACGAAGAATTGATGAGCATGGATATGGTTCAGCAATATAGGGGTGGCAACTTAATAAAAACTGCTGTCTGCTCTCTCGCATCCTTCTTTATCCGCTGTCTCGAGGTGATGGATCTTTTAAACTACTACCTCACTCAGTCATTGAAAAACGAAACTATCTCGAAAACCCTCAATCGTGATTTAGTGGTCAGCGAAGATTGCGTCGTCTTTCTAGAAAGTACTTACCGTCACTACGTAAAGTTCACGCAGTGGATGCTCGAGGCATTGGACATCCACGATGCCACGTTGACTGTTGAGGTGTTACAATTTGCCAGGAAATGCGCAAAGGAAGACGGTCTTGATTTGGAGGAAACAGATGATATTTTGCTGCAGGAAGTTGGCGTAGTCTCTAGTGCATCAGAGTACCAAGAATTGCTCGACGAATGGTGTCTCGTACTTTCCGAACAGTATATGGGCCTGACGAAGGCGTTCGAGGCTGAAACAACGCGCTGGAGCGAAATCTTTGAGGGGCGTAAATAA
- the EUC1 gene encoding Euc1p (weakly similar to uniprot|Q04461 Saccharomyces cerevisiae YMR111C Hypothetical ORF), whose amino-acid sequence MMRNELVSNEEAEQNTPNKNSRVSDSVPSPTPVASAFQAVVLDQLAKIQEQNEFLKTRVVQLEQEQEDFYIETCKKLEMGLKQFEKCATDVGALKEIFKEVVGVMSEKRVLSWDHSNEHVTGQEAEDLVGSHLLHENHEAYRQQRDNEHRLEAAHAGGGTGWCKTEESDMWTRLNYQDFEPPSSLVERSQSVSDAYKDDRSRYPCYKLNRSLRTVYEVAQEYFAGLRGQPSLLALERRFGPSWRRKPSERTFYAKRMHIINKIIDIKNHPEKYNLPAGTTRLQATSVVENIRLKNNSFPGKGRELSLNQLYIYFAKKMDRPSDYSLTLQTAPRRHVEGRSSDVRHQQSTPLSNGSGEEDSEDPNVDSHHEGSDQEA is encoded by the coding sequence ATGATGCGTAATGAGCTTGTGAGCAacgaagaagctgagcaAAACACCCCTAACAAGAATTCTCGTGTAAGCGATTCTGTACCGTCACCAACGCCCGTGGCCTCCGCATTTCAGGCAGTTGTGCTCGACCAACTCGCAAAGATACAAGAACAAAATGAGTTTCTCAAGACTCGCGTTGTTcagctggagcaggagcaaGAGGACTTTTACATCGAAACATGCAAAAAACTGGAGATGGGACTAAAGCAGTTTGAGAAATGTGCCACTGATGTTGGAGCGCTTAAAGAGATATTTAAGGAAGTGGTTGGGGTCATGAGCGAAAAAAGAGTTCTATCCTGGGATCACTCCAACGAGCATGTCACTGGTCAAGAAGCGGAAGACCTTGTTGGCTCGCATCTGCTGCATGAGAACCACGAAGCATACCGTCAGCAGCGGGACAATGAGCACCGTCTTGAGGCGGCGCATGCAGGTGGGGGGACCGGGTGGTGCAAAACGGAGGAGAGCGATATGTGGACAAGGCTCAACTATCAGGACTTTGAGCCGCCTTCGTCCCTTGTTGAACGCTCCCAAAGTGTCTCTGATGCATACAAAGATGATCGCAGCCGATATCCATGCTACAAGCTGAACCGGTCACTTCGAACAGTCTACGAAGTTGCCCAAGAGTACTTCGCTGGACTTCGTGGTCAGCCTTCTCTTCTAGCTCTTGAACGGCGGTTCGGTCCCAGCTGGAGACGCAAGCCATCAGAGCGCACATTTTACGCGAAAAGGATGCATATCATTAACAAAATTATCGACATAAAGAACCATCCTGAGAAGTACAATCTGCCAGCTGGTACTACACGACTCCAAGCTACAAGCGTAGTGGAGAACATACGactcaaaaacaattcgTTTCCTGGCAAAGGCCGAGAACTGAGTCTCAACCAGCTATACATTTACTTCGCCAAAAAGATGGACCGTCCCAGCGATTATAGTCTGACGTTGCAAACGGCACCCAGACGACACGTAGAAGGGCGTTCTAGCGACGTCCGACATCAGCAAAGCACACCTTTAAGCAACGGAAGCGGCGAGGAAGATTCAGAGGACCCAAATGTAGATTCTCACCACGAAGGCTCTGATCAAGAAGCGTAA
- the MED11 gene encoding Med11p (similar to uniprot|Q99278 Saccharomyces cerevisiae YMR112C MED11 14 Kd mediator subunit of RNA polymerase II holoenzyme), which yields MPQPEFIQERLESLNAVDNQLLSTLLHASQAVGTIEELKRGNENMKSQFENHIRSFYGSLEEATVALRREIRHLDENVGTRLLPINVNKKAVGQDNEKMREQFEHLEHEAS from the coding sequence ATGCCTCAGCCGGAGTTTATACAAGAAAGGCTTGAGAGCCTGAACGCTGTTGACAACCAGCTTTTGTCTACCTTGCTTCACGCCTCCCAGGCCGTTGGTACaatcgaagagctcaaacgAGGCAATGAAAATATGAAATCGCAGTTTGAGAACCATATACGCAGCTTTTACGGCAGTCTGGAGGAGGCAACGGTCGCGCTAAGGCGGGAAATTAGACATCTGGACGAAAACGTTGGAACTCGGCTCCTGCCCATTAACGTTAACAAGAAAGCCGTTGGCCAAGACAACGAGAAAATGAGAGAACAGTTTGAACACTTAGAGCATGAGGCCTCATAA
- the FOL3 gene encoding dihydrofolate synthase (similar to uniprot|Q12676 Saccharomyces cerevisiae YMR113W FOL3 Dihydrofolate synthetase involved in folic acid biosynthesis catalyzes the conversion of dihydropteroate to dihydrofolate in folate coenzyme biosynthesis) yields MSIELGLSRITNLLSHLGNPQDKFRVLHVAGTNGKGSVCSLLQSVLQQNTLNLVGKFTSPHLIHITDCISVNNKPISTLDFNSIRTRLDHMNAAHQIGCTEFELLTCTALEYFHLKKCNWCVLEVGLGGRLDATNCTVGSQKVCGITKIGMDHQGFLGNTLQEIAAEKAAIVTSGVPFVAVDGTNDKRVLDIVEKRASLVGATFSPTTTRISGHFIHTDSWGKVAREAVALNGDYQKSNVAVALSMLDFLQREDQVSISREELIDGLKTVSWPGRLQNAELILPQGQQTLKILLDGAHNGDAAEALASYIKEHVRRDSEPLRFLVAVTQGKDLEPLLSPLIRSCDEVVVTKFGPVDRMPWISAMDPSDLARFVSKYTDHVLIQPNLQDAVAYLQNTSPRQTVICGSLYLCGQLLQSTEVKW; encoded by the coding sequence ATGAGCATAGAACTAGGACTTTCTCGAATAACTAATCTACTATCACACTTGGGAAACCCTCAGGACAAATTTAGAGTTTTGCATGTTGCAGGAACGAATGGCAAGGGATCAGTGTGCTCTCTTCTGCAGTCGGTCTTGCAGCAGAATACTCTAAATTTAGTGGGAAAATTCACATCACCACACCTGATTCACATTACTGATTGCATCAGTGTTAATAACAAGCCAATATCTACTTTGGATTTCAATTCTATTCGCACTCGCCTGGACCATATGAACGCAGCTCATCAAATAGGTTGTACCGAATTTGAGCTTCTAACTTGCACAGCGCTGGAATATTTCCACCTCAAAAAGTGCAACTGGTGCGTACTGGAAGTTGGGTTAGGGGGCAGATTAGACGCCACGAATTGTACCGTTGGgtctcaaaaagtttgtGGAATAACCAAAATTGGTATGGATCACCAAGGGTTCCTGGGAAACACTTTGCAAGAAATCGCCGCcgaaaaagctgcaattGTAACTTCAGGTGTCCCTTTCGTCGCTGTTGATGGCACAAATGACAAGCGTGTTCTGGATATTGTGGAGAAACGTGCAAGCCTTGTGGGCGCAACGTTTTCGCCTACAACAACTCGTATATCGGGGCATTTTATCCATACAGATTCATGGGGCAAAGTGGCGAGAGAAGCTGTAGCGCTCAATGGCGATTATCAAAAGTCGAACGTTGCCGTCGCCCTTTCAATGCTTGACTTTCTTCAGCGTGAAGATCAGGtttcaatttcaagagaagaatTAATAGATGGCCTAAAGACCGTGAGTTGGCCAGGTAGACTACAAAATGCGGAATTGATACTTCCGCAAGGCCAgcaaactttgaagatatTATTAGATGGTGCTCACAATGGAGACGCGGCCGAGGCTCTCGCATCATACATAAAGGAGCACGTTCGTCGCGACTCAGAACCATTAAGGTTTTTGGTTGCAGTTACGCAGGGGAAAGATCTTGAACCACTTCTTTCGCCTTTGATTAGATCCTGCGATGAGGTCGTTGTCACAAAGTTTGGGCCTGTAGATCGCATGCCTTGGATATCTGCAATGGATCCCTCTGATCTTGCCAGGTTCGTTTCAAAGTACACTGACCACGTATTAATACAGCCTAATTTACAAGATGCGGTTGCTTACCTACAGAATACGTCCCCAAGGCAGACGGTAATTTGCGGCTCTCTGTATCTTTGTGGACAATTGCTACAAAGCACAGAAGTCAAATGGTGA
- a CDS encoding putative peptide hydrolase (similar to uniprot|Q04471 Saccharomyces cerevisiae YMR114C Hypothetical ORF), translated as MCGRYALGYSGIDVGRRLTELDITYESPEDGPVNFESSYNIAPTQRAPVLTNHEHLRSMQWGLVPHWTKDVAKSQPYKTFNARKENIATSKMWATPCNYKRCVVPVSGYYEWQTKGKTKIPYYITRKDRELMFLAGMYDHVEAQDFYSYTIITGPAPPELEWLHFRMPVVLERGSKEWNMWLDESKTSWKESELEQTLKAYCDKSVLEWWQVSSEVGKVANNGKCLVSPAKGAVRDFFKKEDKTKKSLVKGEQSSRSDFESSWKHEEKDDKKPSLHERDENSQKHSKEEPRKLEEASDVKQEPEVSLKSDLNQKTTSKRGIENMLRGSINKRQKR; from the coding sequence ATGTGCGGAAGATACGCATTAGGCTACAGCGGCATTGACGTCGGTAGAAGACTCACTGAGCTCGATATAACCTATGAAAGTCCAGAAGATGGACCTGTAAACTTCGAAAGTTCCTATAACATCGCGCCCACGCAAAGAGCACCAGTTCTTACAAATCACGAACATTTGAGGAGTATGCAATGGGGTCTTGTTCCACACTGGACAAAAGACGTGGCCAAGTCGCAGCCCTACAAGACCTTTAATGCACGTAAAGAAAACATAGCGACAAGTAAAATGTGGGCCACGCCCTGCAATTACAAAAGATGCGTGGTACCCGTGAGTGGTTATTACGAGTGGCAAACTAAAGGCAAGACCAAGATCCCATACTATATCACGAGGAAGGATCGTGaattgatgtttttggccGGTATGTATGACCATGTGGAGGCCCAAGATTTCTATTCATATACTATTATCACAGGACCGGCGCCTCCGGAGTTGGAGTGGCTCCACTTTCGCATGCCTGTTGTATTGGAACGCGGCTCAAAAGAGTGGAACATGTGGCTCGATGAGTCAAAAACCAGTTGGAAAGAGTCGGAACTGGAACAAACACTAAAAGCATATTGCGACAAAAGCGTTTTGGAGTGGTGGCAGGTAAGTTCTGAGGTCGGGAAGGTTGCAAACAACGGAAAGTGCCTTGTTTCCCCAGCAAAGGGCGCTGTGCgcgactttttcaaaaaagaggacaaaacaaaaaaatctTTGGTGAAGGGCGAACAAAGTTCGCGCTCGGATTTCGAAAGCTCGTGGAAGCATGAAGAGAAAGACGACAAAAAGCCTAGCCTTCATGAAAGAGACGAAAATTCTCAGAAACACTCTAAAGAGGAGCCgcgaaagcttgaagaagcgAGTGATGTCAAACAAGAGCCTGAAGTATCGCTAAAGAGCGACCTAAACCAGaaaacaacttcaaaaagaggcaTCGAAAACATGCTCCGCGGCTCTATTAACAAACGTCAAAAAAGATGA